Proteins from a genomic interval of Paenibacillus sp. FSL R5-0623:
- a CDS encoding deoxynucleoside kinase — translation MKSAPFIAVEGPIGAGKTTLATMLSHELNLPLVKEIVEENPFLASFYQDIDEWSFQLEMFFLCNRFKQLEDTGAHYVEQNTPVISDYHIYKNMIFADRTLKGTKRDKYRQIYHLLTDDLPKPNLVLYIEAELDTLMYRINKRGRSFEQDMDPAYMEQLIADYKTGMDYLANSSNPPVIIKVNAEQLDFVKHPEHFRQIVNQVKEYII, via the coding sequence ATGAAATCAGCCCCGTTTATTGCCGTGGAAGGTCCCATCGGAGCGGGGAAAACAACGCTGGCAACGATGCTTTCCCATGAATTGAATCTTCCGTTAGTTAAAGAAATCGTAGAAGAGAATCCATTTCTGGCTTCCTTTTATCAGGATATCGACGAGTGGAGTTTCCAATTGGAAATGTTTTTTCTGTGTAATCGGTTTAAACAACTGGAAGACACGGGCGCTCATTATGTAGAGCAGAATACCCCAGTCATTTCAGACTATCATATCTATAAAAATATGATTTTTGCCGATCGTACCTTAAAGGGAACGAAACGGGATAAGTATCGTCAAATCTATCATCTGTTAACAGATGATCTGCCAAAGCCCAATCTGGTGCTCTATATTGAAGCTGAACTGGATACGTTGATGTACCGCATTAACAAGCGTGGACGCTCATTTGAGCAGGATATGGACCCGGCATATATGGAACAACTGATCGCTGATTACAAAACAGGCATGGACTATCTGGCGAATAGCTCAAATCCACCAGTAATCATTAAAGTCAATGCGGAGCAACTCGATTTTGTGAAACATCCTGAGCACTTCAGGCAGATTGTTAATCAGGTAAAGGAGTATATCATATGA
- a CDS encoding deoxynucleoside kinase, giving the protein MNNYGIPTNALITVAGTVGVGKSTLTAALAQRLDFKTSLEQVDHNPYLEKFYHDFERWSFHLQIYFLAERFKEQKKIFELGGGFVQDRSIYEDTGIFAQMHADQGTMSATDFETYSSLFEAMVMTPYFPHPDVLIYLEGSLPSILNRITERGREMEIQTDRSYWEHMHERYSVWIDQFTACPVLRLNIDEYDVHDPASVDAILAQIAAVIQPSKEVQR; this is encoded by the coding sequence ATGAATAACTATGGCATTCCAACGAATGCATTAATTACGGTAGCAGGTACGGTTGGGGTGGGTAAATCCACGTTAACGGCTGCGCTTGCACAGCGTTTGGATTTCAAGACTTCTTTGGAGCAAGTGGATCATAATCCATATTTGGAGAAGTTCTATCATGACTTTGAGCGTTGGAGCTTCCATCTGCAGATTTATTTCCTGGCAGAGCGCTTCAAGGAACAGAAGAAGATTTTTGAACTAGGTGGGGGATTCGTTCAGGATCGTTCCATCTATGAAGATACGGGCATTTTTGCACAAATGCATGCAGATCAAGGAACCATGTCTGCTACAGATTTTGAGACATACAGCAGTTTGTTTGAAGCGATGGTAATGACACCGTATTTCCCACATCCAGACGTGCTGATCTATCTGGAAGGCAGTCTGCCTTCGATTTTAAACCGAATTACGGAACGCGGACGTGAGATGGAGATTCAGACGGATCGTTCGTACTGGGAGCACATGCACGAGCGCTATTCCGTGTGGATTGATCAGTTTACGGCTTGCCCTGTGCTACGTCTGAACATTGATGAGTATGATGTGCATGATCCGGCATCGGTGGATGCCATTTTGGCACAGATTGCAGCTGTCATTCAGCCTTCCAAGGAAGTGCAAAGGTAA
- a CDS encoding MerR family transcriptional regulator, with protein MAMKVKEVAELASISVRTLHHYDEIGLLTPDEVTSAGYRLYSDANLERLQQILFFKELDFSLKEIKNIITNPSFNPEEALNMHRLILLEKRQRLDQMIATIDRTVLHVRGEIKMTPKEQFEGFDFSQNPYEQEARERWGDHAVDQANQKLHSKSTTDQKALSDQMNEIYKHLASLRHTEPASAEAQAGIKEWYTCLNQMGSYSPEAFRGLGQMYVEDERFTRNIDQFGDGLAVFMRDAMAVFADQNK; from the coding sequence ATGGCCATGAAGGTAAAAGAAGTTGCCGAACTTGCCTCGATCAGTGTGCGCACACTGCATCACTATGATGAGATCGGACTATTAACCCCGGACGAAGTGACTTCTGCCGGGTATCGATTATATTCAGATGCCAACCTGGAACGGTTGCAACAGATATTGTTTTTCAAGGAACTCGACTTCTCTCTGAAGGAGATCAAAAACATTATTACCAACCCCTCCTTCAATCCGGAAGAAGCACTTAATATGCATCGACTTATACTGCTGGAGAAGCGCCAACGCCTGGACCAGATGATTGCTACCATTGATAGAACGGTTTTACACGTGAGAGGAGAAATTAAAATGACACCCAAAGAACAATTCGAAGGATTTGATTTTAGCCAGAATCCGTATGAACAAGAAGCGCGGGAACGTTGGGGAGACCATGCCGTCGATCAAGCAAATCAGAAGCTGCACAGTAAATCAACCACAGATCAGAAGGCTCTATCCGATCAAATGAACGAAATCTACAAACATCTGGCTTCACTTCGTCACACAGAACCAGCATCTGCGGAGGCACAGGCTGGCATCAAAGAGTGGTACACCTGCCTAAACCAAATGGGAAGCTACTCGCCTGAAGCCTTCAGAGGACTTGGTCAGATGTACGTGGAAGATGAACGCTTCACGCGTAATATTGATCAGTTTGGCGATGGTTTGGCAGTATTTATGAGAGATGCTATGGCTGTATTTGCTGACCAAAACAAATAA
- the thiE gene encoding thiamine phosphate synthase — protein MRPWDADAVRHAMQVYLVMGSVNTTQDPVEVLRQAIAGGITLFQFREKGTGALFGEARITLAMRLREVCSQHGVPFIVNDDVELAVVVEADGVHVGQEDADAALVRARIGDGRMLGVSAHSVEEARRAVQAGADYLGVGPMYPTRSKADAHAVLGPAGVAELSAAGIAVPIVGIGGITPDTTAAVMAAGADGVAVISAIAGAADVRAAAAQFAAAVRGMQA, from the coding sequence ATGCGCCCTTGGGATGCAGATGCGGTACGACACGCGATGCAGGTGTATTTGGTGATGGGCAGCGTCAATACAACGCAAGACCCTGTGGAAGTGCTGCGCCAGGCCATTGCTGGCGGCATCACGCTGTTCCAGTTCCGCGAAAAGGGAACTGGCGCCCTGTTTGGCGAAGCTCGCATCACGCTTGCGATGCGGCTTCGCGAGGTGTGCAGCCAGCACGGGGTCCCGTTCATCGTGAACGATGATGTGGAGCTGGCTGTAGTGGTGGAGGCCGACGGCGTGCATGTCGGCCAGGAAGATGCGGACGCGGCGCTGGTACGCGCCCGCATTGGAGATGGGCGGATGCTTGGCGTATCCGCCCACTCTGTGGAAGAGGCGCGCCGTGCAGTGCAGGCGGGCGCCGACTATCTTGGCGTCGGGCCCATGTACCCGACGCGCTCCAAAGCGGATGCCCACGCTGTGCTGGGCCCCGCAGGGGTGGCGGAACTGAGCGCCGCAGGCATCGCAGTTCCGATTGTGGGTATCGGCGGCATTACGCCCGATACCACGGCCGCCGTGATGGCGGCTGGAGCCGACGGCGTAGCCGTCATCTCCGCCATCGCGGGCGCGGCCGACGTGCGCGCAGCGGCTGCGCAGTTCGCTGCGGCAGTGCGCGGGATGCAGGCGTAG
- the thiD gene encoding bifunctional hydroxymethylpyrimidine kinase/phosphomethylpyrimidine kinase — protein sequence MSITQALTIAGSDNGGGAGIQADLKTFQELGVYGMTVITAIAAQNTTGVQGVFPIPYDGIAQQLDSTGEDFQPTATKTGMLYSAEIIRLVAEKWQQYRWSNLVIDPVMVAKGGAPLLQQEAVQALVTDLLPHALITTPNIPEAELLTGMSITNLNQREEAARRIVHMGSTYALVKGGHDEGSGMIVDVLYDGQSFHYLENVRVVTRHTHGTGCTYSAAITAELAKGSPVLAAVTTARAFIQAAIEDELGIGAGHGPTNHFAYQRRQRGEQ from the coding sequence ATGAGCATTACTCAAGCGCTAACCATTGCAGGTTCTGATAACGGGGGCGGCGCAGGTATTCAGGCCGATCTGAAAACATTCCAAGAGCTTGGCGTATACGGCATGACCGTTATCACCGCTATTGCTGCCCAAAATACAACAGGTGTGCAAGGCGTTTTTCCCATCCCTTACGATGGCATTGCCCAGCAATTGGACTCGACCGGCGAAGACTTTCAACCAACCGCAACGAAGACCGGCATGTTATACAGTGCCGAGATTATTCGTCTAGTGGCTGAGAAATGGCAGCAATACCGTTGGTCAAATCTGGTCATCGACCCTGTGATGGTAGCCAAAGGTGGCGCCCCCCTTCTCCAGCAGGAAGCTGTACAGGCGTTGGTTACAGATCTGTTGCCCCATGCCCTGATCACAACACCTAATATACCGGAAGCGGAACTGCTTACCGGAATGTCCATCACGAATCTGAATCAGCGGGAAGAAGCCGCAAGACGGATTGTACATATGGGCTCAACGTATGCTTTGGTCAAAGGTGGTCATGATGAAGGAAGTGGCATGATCGTGGATGTGCTCTACGATGGACAGTCTTTTCATTATCTGGAGAATGTTCGTGTGGTAACACGTCATACACACGGAACAGGATGCACATACTCTGCTGCGATCACCGCAGAGTTAGCCAAGGGTTCACCTGTTCTGGCTGCCGTTACGACCGCGCGAGCATTCATTCAGGCAGCCATCGAAGATGAGCTGGGGATTGGGGCCGGACATGGGCCAACAAATCATTTTGCGTATCAGCGCAGACAGCGGGGTGAGCAGTGA
- a CDS encoding ABC transporter substrate-binding protein: MNNKGIYSLLPIMLISLLLFVSGCSTTNTSKNTPTTDSATHAQQTDKSAAEPASDAKDKLSIMLDWYPNAVHSFIYVAQEKGYFTDQNLDVEIQMPADTNDSIKLVAAGKIDLALSYQPQILLARGENIPVRSIGAVVRHPLVHLLTEANGNVSSPKDLEGKTVGYSSIPLYEAMVRTMISHDGGNPDNMNLVDVGFDLIPSLASGQADAIMGGFINHEQLILEKEGHAMKSINPVDYGVPDYYELVLTASEAGIEAKKDQLTRFVKAIQEGQKYVTEHPEEALNILLAHENETSPLDPEIETKSLAILLPLMNEEGQPFGRQEMESWENVRAWLVEKDLIPESVKAEDAFIILQGE; encoded by the coding sequence ATGAATAACAAAGGTATATACTCCCTGCTTCCCATCATGCTCATTAGCCTTTTGCTGTTCGTTAGCGGATGCAGCACCACGAATACCAGCAAAAATACGCCAACAACAGACTCTGCAACCCATGCACAACAAACAGACAAGTCTGCAGCCGAACCAGCATCAGACGCCAAAGATAAACTGTCCATCATGCTCGACTGGTACCCGAATGCAGTACACTCCTTCATCTATGTGGCACAGGAAAAAGGGTACTTCACAGACCAGAATCTGGATGTCGAAATTCAGATGCCTGCGGATACCAATGATTCAATCAAACTTGTTGCTGCCGGTAAAATTGATCTGGCTCTAAGCTACCAGCCACAAATTTTGCTCGCGCGTGGCGAGAACATTCCTGTACGATCCATTGGTGCTGTTGTTCGGCATCCACTTGTACATCTGTTAACCGAAGCAAATGGCAACGTGAGCTCACCCAAAGATCTTGAAGGAAAAACTGTCGGTTATTCTTCGATTCCGCTGTATGAAGCGATGGTGCGTACGATGATCAGCCACGATGGTGGAAACCCAGATAACATGAATCTGGTTGACGTTGGGTTCGATCTGATTCCTTCGCTGGCTTCCGGACAGGCGGATGCAATTATGGGTGGTTTTATTAACCATGAGCAATTGATTTTGGAGAAAGAAGGACATGCCATGAAATCGATTAACCCCGTCGATTATGGTGTGCCTGATTATTATGAACTGGTCCTGACTGCGAGTGAAGCTGGCATTGAAGCAAAAAAAGACCAACTTACCCGGTTCGTCAAAGCGATCCAGGAAGGACAGAAATATGTAACGGAGCATCCAGAAGAAGCCTTGAATATTCTGCTCGCTCATGAGAATGAAACGTCTCCGCTTGACCCGGAGATCGAAACCAAAAGCCTGGCTATTTTACTGCCACTCATGAATGAAGAAGGTCAACCGTTTGGTCGGCAGGAAATGGAGTCGTGGGAGAATGTACGTGCATGGCTCGTTGAAAAGGATTTGATTCCTGAATCGGTGAAAGCCGAGGATGCTTTTATTATTCTGCAAGGAGAGTAA
- a CDS encoding ABC transporter permease, with amino-acid sequence MQNDRAEVSVWTWCSKWLSKWFSQYGFFIVLMLSLLAIWETIVRMGWAPSFIIPAPTAIIGSLVEHRRLLLTIHLPATFMEVVVGFVLSIVTGITLATGMHMNRSIEKALYPFIVISQTIPLIALSPVFILWFGYTLWSKVAVVFLIAFFPIVVSTYDGLRQGDPEQRELLLTMGASKWDIFCKLQVPLALPSFFSGLKMSVVYCVVGATIGEWLGGSKGLGYFSRRMSSNMNTDAMFASILLLSLLGIVLFILIAWLEKRFGIRRHRHGGKRNVG; translated from the coding sequence ATGCAAAATGATAGAGCTGAGGTTAGCGTTTGGACGTGGTGTTCAAAGTGGCTCTCGAAGTGGTTTTCCCAATATGGTTTCTTTATTGTGCTCATGCTCTCTTTACTGGCGATCTGGGAAACGATTGTGCGTATGGGATGGGCTCCCTCCTTCATCATTCCTGCACCCACGGCCATCATAGGTTCACTGGTTGAGCACCGTCGTCTGCTGTTGACCATCCATCTGCCTGCTACCTTTATGGAGGTTGTTGTTGGTTTTGTCTTGTCCATAGTGACTGGAATTACGCTAGCAACAGGCATGCATATGAACCGATCAATTGAAAAGGCCTTGTATCCCTTCATCGTGATCAGTCAGACCATCCCGCTGATTGCCTTGTCTCCCGTGTTCATCCTGTGGTTTGGCTATACGTTGTGGAGCAAAGTCGCCGTGGTGTTCCTAATCGCGTTCTTCCCCATTGTGGTCAGTACCTACGATGGACTCCGCCAAGGCGATCCGGAGCAGCGTGAACTGCTGCTCACCATGGGCGCCAGCAAATGGGATATTTTTTGCAAACTCCAGGTTCCGCTGGCACTTCCCTCTTTTTTCTCGGGGTTAAAGATGTCCGTGGTGTACTGCGTGGTTGGGGCAACGATTGGCGAATGGCTTGGTGGCAGCAAAGGTCTCGGCTACTTCAGCCGTCGCATGTCCAGCAACATGAACACGGATGCGATGTTTGCCTCCATTTTGCTGTTATCCCTGCTGGGGATCGTTTTGTTTATACTGATTGCCTGGTTGGAGAAACGGTTTGGCATACGGCGTCATCGTCATGGAGGCAAAAGAAACGTTGGATAA
- a CDS encoding ABC transporter ATP-binding protein, producing MDNHVTIHNLSFAFPEKKDSPVLSNVSLQVQQGEFVSLIGSSGSGKSTLFKLLAGLREPTVGTIDIADVPQGQRLGRVAYMPQKDLLLSWRTVMENCTLPAELAPGRQDKDKLRANILAGLARFGLSGYEQAYPDELSGGMRQRVALLRTLLTGGQLMLLDEPFGALDALTKREMHRWLLELWEDFGQTVLFITHDIEEALLLSDRIILLTPGGQGQQLREMTVPLPRPRHSDMIYEPVLVQMRKQLEEQLHAK from the coding sequence ATGGATAACCATGTAACCATTCACAACCTAAGCTTTGCTTTTCCCGAAAAAAAGGATTCCCCCGTGCTCTCCAATGTGTCGCTTCAGGTTCAACAAGGAGAATTTGTCTCGCTCATCGGCTCCAGCGGATCAGGTAAAAGCACGCTCTTCAAGCTGCTCGCAGGCTTGCGTGAGCCAACCGTTGGCACCATCGATATAGCTGATGTACCGCAAGGACAACGGCTCGGACGAGTCGCTTATATGCCGCAGAAAGATCTGCTGTTATCCTGGCGAACCGTCATGGAAAACTGCACGCTGCCTGCCGAATTGGCACCAGGCCGACAGGACAAGGACAAGTTACGAGCCAACATCCTAGCTGGGTTGGCAAGGTTCGGCCTGTCGGGTTATGAACAGGCCTATCCAGATGAGTTATCCGGCGGCATGCGTCAACGGGTGGCACTGCTGCGTACCTTGCTTACAGGCGGGCAGCTCATGTTGCTGGATGAACCCTTCGGTGCACTCGACGCTTTAACCAAACGAGAAATGCATCGCTGGTTATTGGAGCTGTGGGAGGACTTTGGACAAACCGTGCTGTTCATTACACATGACATCGAAGAAGCCCTGCTGTTAAGTGACCGTATCATTCTGTTAACTCCAGGAGGGCAAGGTCAGCAGTTGCGGGAGATGACGGTTCCTTTACCACGCCCAAGGCATTCGGACATGATCTACGAACCAGTTCTCGTGCAGATGAGGAAACAACTGGAGGAACAATTACATGCAAAATGA
- a CDS encoding radical SAM/SPASM domain-containing protein has protein sequence MKTFKKVYIEITSICNLACSFCPQTQRAKGFIDPEVFNNILEQVKPHTNHIYLHVKGEPLLHPKIDLLLDSAHEKGLKVNITTNGTLLPKTQHKLLGKPALRQMNFSLHSFDGHEGSTDRDGYLRHILSFVHEAVKHNVIISFRLWNLTQDNFTNAQMNRNRETLEVLEREFNLDFRIEEKVVPGSGVKIAPNVYLNQDHEFQWPSLDAPEDDGKGFCHALRSQAAVLVDGTVVPCCLDGEGVINLGNVHEKSFSEIIEGERANNLVYGFSKREAVEELCRKCGYRQRFGA, from the coding sequence TTGAAAACGTTCAAAAAAGTATATATTGAGATCACGAGTATCTGCAATCTGGCTTGCAGCTTCTGTCCGCAGACGCAGCGTGCCAAAGGATTCATTGACCCTGAAGTCTTCAACAATATACTGGAACAAGTTAAACCACACACCAATCATATTTATCTACATGTCAAAGGTGAACCCTTGTTGCATCCCAAAATAGATCTGTTGCTCGATTCCGCACATGAGAAGGGACTCAAGGTGAACATTACTACGAATGGTACACTGTTGCCCAAGACTCAGCATAAATTGCTTGGCAAACCGGCGCTGCGGCAGATGAATTTCTCCCTGCACAGCTTCGATGGGCATGAAGGTTCAACAGACCGTGACGGTTACCTGCGTCATATTTTGTCCTTTGTACACGAGGCCGTTAAGCACAATGTCATCATCTCATTCCGGCTGTGGAATCTGACACAGGATAACTTCACAAATGCTCAGATGAATCGAAATCGGGAGACCCTTGAAGTATTGGAACGTGAGTTCAATCTGGACTTCCGTATTGAGGAAAAAGTAGTTCCAGGCAGCGGGGTCAAAATTGCCCCGAATGTATACCTGAATCAGGACCATGAGTTCCAGTGGCCAAGTCTGGATGCACCTGAAGATGACGGCAAAGGCTTCTGCCATGCATTGCGTAGTCAGGCAGCTGTGCTTGTGGATGGAACGGTGGTTCCATGCTGTCTCGATGGCGAGGGTGTAATTAACCTGGGTAATGTGCACGAGAAGTCATTCTCGGAGATTATTGAGGGTGAGCGAGCGAACAATCTGGTATATGGCTTCTCCAAGCGGGAAGCTGTGGAAGAGTTGTGTCGAAAGTGCGGTTATCGTCAGAGATTTGGAGCCTGA
- a CDS encoding pectate lyase: MKKMLTLLLSAGLVASIFGAVPVAAAPTVVNSTIVVPKGTTYDGQGKTFVANPSTLGDGSQAEGQKPVFRLEAGATLKNVNIGSPAADGVHCYGNCNISNVVWQDVGEDALTLKSAGTVNITGGAAYKAYDKVFQMNAAGTINIKNFRADDIGKLVRQNGGTSFAVNMTLDNSNISNVKDSIMRTDSSTSQGKITNTRYSKVPTLFKGFASGKTSQSGNTQY, encoded by the coding sequence ATGAAAAAAATGTTGACGTTGTTACTTTCCGCTGGTTTGGTTGCTTCCATATTTGGTGCAGTTCCGGTTGCTGCTGCGCCTACAGTTGTTAATTCAACGATTGTTGTTCCAAAGGGCACGACCTATGACGGTCAAGGAAAAACATTTGTAGCCAATCCTTCCACACTGGGCGACGGATCTCAAGCAGAGGGTCAGAAGCCAGTCTTTCGCCTGGAGGCAGGGGCCACGCTCAAAAATGTAAACATTGGATCACCAGCTGCTGATGGTGTTCACTGTTATGGCAACTGTAATATATCGAATGTGGTCTGGCAGGATGTGGGTGAGGATGCACTGACATTGAAGTCTGCCGGAACGGTTAACATTACCGGTGGGGCAGCGTATAAGGCTTATGATAAAGTGTTCCAGATGAATGCAGCTGGAACAATTAACATCAAAAATTTCCGTGCAGACGATATTGGCAAACTGGTTCGCCAAAATGGTGGAACTTCCTTTGCAGTTAACATGACGCTGGATAACTCCAACATTTCCAATGTGAAAGATTCGATTATGCGTACAGACAGCAGTACATCACAAGGCAAAATTACGAATACCCGTTATTCCAAAGTACCAACGTTGTTCAAGGGGTTTGCTTCAGGGAAAACGAGCCAGTCCGGAAACACGCAATATTAA
- a CDS encoding copper amine oxidase N-terminal domain-containing protein, with translation MKKYNSAWQLKTWKMVLAASILTAGTAPALLSSTVAEAAATKPKPTAYINNVQAQYDVVIRQGITYVALTELQFLGNYTFGYNNKTKEISISTGSDKYVLTPNSKTMKKNGQNATLSSAPILVNGKAMLPLRAIGEAFGAKVQWNQKAKEAYIYTTDATIVKEYNSSDLTVAREAALHLPRFSELGQARLDIRNPLGPVDSSIEYIFEQGKKDRFFVVEDNDLISYYILKNGSALLQWQANISKNAGTIGDLFFIKTKAVAEAGTRPSVAGQTLVSFKYSRMLEETSYEIMNKLGSIDTGSVVPEKGKVIVEVPGEK, from the coding sequence ATGAAAAAGTACAACTCTGCTTGGCAGCTTAAAACATGGAAAATGGTCCTTGCCGCTTCGATACTCACCGCAGGCACGGCACCTGCCTTGCTCTCATCCACTGTGGCGGAAGCCGCAGCAACCAAACCTAAACCGACAGCTTATATTAACAATGTTCAAGCTCAATATGATGTTGTCATACGGCAGGGTATTACGTACGTGGCATTGACGGAGCTTCAATTCCTCGGCAACTATACGTTTGGTTACAATAACAAAACAAAAGAGATCAGCATTAGCACAGGCAGTGATAAGTATGTTCTTACACCTAACAGCAAAACAATGAAGAAAAACGGTCAGAATGCGACATTATCCTCCGCGCCGATTCTGGTGAATGGTAAAGCGATGCTTCCGCTCCGTGCCATCGGTGAAGCTTTTGGTGCCAAGGTGCAGTGGAACCAGAAGGCCAAGGAAGCCTACATTTACACTACCGATGCTACGATTGTAAAAGAATATAACAGTTCCGATCTGACTGTGGCGCGTGAAGCCGCACTGCATCTGCCACGCTTCTCTGAACTGGGACAAGCACGTCTGGACATTCGCAACCCTTTGGGTCCGGTGGATTCATCCATTGAATACATTTTTGAACAAGGAAAAAAAGATCGTTTCTTCGTTGTTGAGGATAACGATCTGATCAGTTATTACATCCTTAAAAATGGAAGTGCCCTGCTACAATGGCAGGCCAACATCAGCAAAAATGCCGGAACCATCGGTGACCTGTTCTTTATTAAAACCAAAGCCGTTGCTGAAGCAGGGACTCGTCCTTCCGTAGCAGGTCAAACACTCGTATCATTCAAGTACTCTCGCATGCTTGAAGAAACCTCTTACGAGATCATGAACAAGTTGGGCTCCATTGATACCGGTTCTGTTGTCCCCGAGAAAGGCAAAGTCATCGTTGAAGTTCCGGGAGAGAAATAA
- a CDS encoding ECF transporter S component yields the protein MAATASNKRLKLTDILVTIVIAVVFGVIYKIWGPTYDLMKPFGVHAEQMIYGMWFMAGTFAFVIIRKPGVAILAEVAASTVSAFLGSEWGMSTLVYGLLQGLGAEIFFAAFLYRKTNLFVTCLAAIGAAAASLLLDYQYGYIDSLSAWNYTLFIGFRFIGSILIAGVFAYYLAKALELTGVTRSLRPVSKQDYEALD from the coding sequence ATGGCAGCAACAGCAAGCAACAAACGATTGAAACTAACGGATATTCTGGTAACCATCGTGATCGCAGTGGTGTTTGGGGTGATCTACAAGATATGGGGACCTACATATGACTTGATGAAACCATTCGGCGTTCATGCGGAGCAGATGATCTACGGCATGTGGTTTATGGCGGGCACGTTTGCTTTTGTTATCATTCGTAAACCAGGCGTGGCTATTCTTGCCGAAGTTGCGGCTTCAACGGTAAGTGCTTTTTTGGGCAGTGAATGGGGCATGTCCACACTTGTATACGGTCTGTTGCAAGGATTGGGAGCCGAGATATTCTTCGCAGCATTTTTGTATCGCAAAACCAATCTGTTTGTCACCTGTCTTGCAGCCATAGGAGCCGCAGCGGCTTCGCTTTTGCTGGATTACCAGTACGGGTATATTGATTCACTCTCGGCCTGGAATTATACGTTATTTATTGGATTCCGCTTCATCGGAAGCATCTTGATTGCAGGAGTGTTCGCTTATTATCTCGCCAAAGCATTGGAACTGACCGGTGTAACACGTTCACTCAGACCGGTATCCAAACAGGATTATGAGGCGCTGGATTAG